AACTATGGCGATATCGTTACTGGAAAATTTGATGGTTTTGGCGAAGTATCATTTACTGTAACCGATTAAAAAATCATAAATAGAGGGGATTATCATGCCTATTATTCAGGTGCAAATGATGGAAGGAAGACCAAAAGAAAAAGTAGCAGAATTAATTCGTAATGTTACGAATACAGTTTCGGAAACCTTGGATGCTCCAAAAGAGAATATAAGAGTAATCGTAACGGAAATCCCTAAGACCCACTGGGGAAAAGCTGGAGAGCCTGTTGGAAAATAAATAAATACTCAGCATGTGCTTGATATCTTCATGCTAGAATTGATTCTTTTCAGTAAGTGTATAGTAAGCTTAAAACCAAGGAATATTTTTATCCTTGGTTTTTTGTATTCTAAATAAATAAATCTAAAAGATAAATTTAGGATGACTTAATAGGAGGCATCAACTATGAAAGAATTTCCAAATGGTATCGTTCCATTACCACAGGATTTTTATGAACAACCTACTTTAGAAATGGCAAAGGCAATGCTCGGCTGCCTTCTTGTAAAAGAAACACACCAGGGCATCGCCGCTGGATATATTGTAGAAACAGAGGCATACATAGGTCCCGATGATAGGGCAGCGCATAGCTATAATTACAGAAGGACTGCAAGAACAGAAATCATGTTTCATCGTTCCGGCCTTGCCTATACATATCTAATGCATACACACTGCCTATTCAATGTGGTCAGCGGAGGTGAAGAAAAACCTGAAGCTATTTTGGTCCGAGCCCTGGAACCTCGGTACGGTATCGATCTTATGAAAACTAGGAGAGGGATTGGAGAATTAAAAAATCTGACTAACGGTCCTGGAAAACTGACGAAGGCATTGGGTATAACAATGGAGGACTATGGATGCTCACTCACACATCCACCCGTATATTTAGCAAAAGGTTTTTATCCTGAGAGCATTTCAGTTGGAAAAAGGATTGGAATTGAGAATACTGGTGATGCAAAGGACTTACCTTGGCGTTTCTGGATTACGAATAGTCAATATGTTTCAAGGCATCAAAAGTCGGAAAACGTAGTTAATTTGAACCCGTGATTATCATCACAAAATTATCTCCACTTTTAGCATATGATTTAAGAATAGGTAATAGATACGACCGAAACCAAGGAAAACAGGAAAATCGGATGTATGGTATGGGGAAGAGGAGGGGGTAGGGTGGAAATTTCGAACGTTGTATTAAGTGCTCCATTGCAACAATTAATGGAGGAGCATGTGTCGCTCCGACAAGCTATGGATCAATTCTATGAGATTACGGAAGAGATAGAATCGAAATCGGGTCTTGTTGTTGTTCAATTATTTGGGGAATTGTATGAACGGGTTTCAGCTTTTACCATTAATTTGAAGGCACATTCTAAACGAGAGGATGTAGGTTTGTTCCCTATGATGTCTCGCCGTCTTGGAGACAATGACAGAACAATCGAGGTAATGGAGGAAGAACATGAGAAGGCTGAGGGGCACCTGCAGGATTTTCTATCTGAAGCTGAACAGGCGGGTTCGACCATAGATGAAAATACTGCTCAATGGATTTCAGTATACGCCGTCCAAGCTTATGCTACCTTAACACAACACTTTGCAAAGGAAGAAAAAGTGTTGTTTCCGTTGGCAGAGAAGATACTTTCGGTTGACGAGAAGGAGGAACTTGAACATCTGTTTCAGGCTAGTGAGAACCTAGGTAAAAAGTACATGATAGTACAAAGGAACAAACCAACTTAGCATTCTTTAAAGAGTACACTTAGTTGGTTTGTTTTTAATTAAGACACTATAAAATAAAGTTTGCAAAAAGATATAATATCACAATACTTACTAACATCGTTATATTTGACATCGTGGCAATGAAACGGATGCTAGTAATGCTATATTTAAATTCAACTGCAAAAGTTAAGGCAGATGCTGCAACCGGCAGTAATAGACCAATCAGAATGGTAGAACGAAGCATGATGTCAGCTGGAAGGGTGAAGTATAAAACTAAACCCACGATAAGACCTAAGCCATATCGGAAAGCTAAAAATTTCACCATTGGCCTAATAAATTGTTTGTCAAACTTAAAATTTAAAAAGAGTCCTAATAGTAATAATGATAAGGGTATATTTGCTCCTGAAATCGTACTTGCAACTTCAATGAACATATCAGGTAGGTGGATGTGGCTAAAGTTTAATATACTAGCAATAATATAAGTCATTAACGGAATAGACTTTCCAAGTTTCTTTAGAATTTCTAATGGGTTAAGACGAAGACCTTCATTTGAAAAATAACTTCCAAAAATAAAAGAGATTCCAAAGACAAGAAATGATGCTCCAACATCAAACATACTAAAATAAGTTAATCCTTCCATTCCCCAAATTGCATAAACTAAAGGAAATGCAAATAAGCCAACATTAAAACCGTGAGATAACATCAAAAGGGAACCCTTAAGTTCTCTTTCCTCATTTTTAAAGAATAATAGGCCTAGAATGGCCGTTATCATTCCATAAATAATTACAATGACTGGTAACATAATTAATGAAGTTTCTATTTTAACAGAATCAAAAGTTACAATAACTAAAGCAGGAAGGGTAATTTTAAAAATAATTTTTGAAATCACTTCTCCATCTTTTTCTTGTAAAATATTTAGTCGTTTTAATAGATAGCCAAAGGCAATGATGATAATAATATTAAGAAATTCCTGATTCATAAATAAATAACGCTCCTCTATGATGTATCTAATCTGTATAAAAATAAAAAATTATCTTTGAAAGTTTAATTCTAATTAAACCACACTTTCAATCATTATATATAGATATTTGTTATAAAGAAATAAGTAAAAACAACAACTTTTTTAAATAAAGATTTAAGAATTTGC
This Neobacillus sp. YX16 DNA region includes the following protein-coding sequences:
- a CDS encoding 4-oxalocrotonate tautomerase encodes the protein MPIIQVQMMEGRPKEKVAELIRNVTNTVSETLDAPKENIRVIVTEIPKTHWGKAGEPVGK
- a CDS encoding DNA-3-methyladenine glycosylase → MKEFPNGIVPLPQDFYEQPTLEMAKAMLGCLLVKETHQGIAAGYIVETEAYIGPDDRAAHSYNYRRTARTEIMFHRSGLAYTYLMHTHCLFNVVSGGEEKPEAILVRALEPRYGIDLMKTRRGIGELKNLTNGPGKLTKALGITMEDYGCSLTHPPVYLAKGFYPESISVGKRIGIENTGDAKDLPWRFWITNSQYVSRHQKSENVVNLNP
- a CDS encoding hemerythrin domain-containing protein, which codes for MEISNVVLSAPLQQLMEEHVSLRQAMDQFYEITEEIESKSGLVVVQLFGELYERVSAFTINLKAHSKREDVGLFPMMSRRLGDNDRTIEVMEEEHEKAEGHLQDFLSEAEQAGSTIDENTAQWISVYAVQAYATLTQHFAKEEKVLFPLAEKILSVDEKEELEHLFQASENLGKKYMIVQRNKPT
- a CDS encoding AEC family transporter, whose product is MNQEFLNIIIIIAFGYLLKRLNILQEKDGEVISKIIFKITLPALVIVTFDSVKIETSLIMLPVIVIIYGMITAILGLLFFKNEERELKGSLLMLSHGFNVGLFAFPLVYAIWGMEGLTYFSMFDVGASFLVFGISFIFGSYFSNEGLRLNPLEILKKLGKSIPLMTYIIASILNFSHIHLPDMFIEVASTISGANIPLSLLLLGLFLNFKFDKQFIRPMVKFLAFRYGLGLIVGLVLYFTLPADIMLRSTILIGLLLPVAASALTFAVEFKYSITSIRFIATMSNITMLVSIVILYLFANFIL